In Mercurialis annua linkage group LG6, ddMerAnnu1.2, whole genome shotgun sequence, the following are encoded in one genomic region:
- the LOC126654164 gene encoding uncharacterized protein LOC126654164 — MAPETVKLIWSDEANLLVRLSNWRDVIVLSTYGNILCSSNNDEGYTFIGEEFDSNGVFIHIEKLGWNSRRIRSKIAINACLDTIWNVLTDYEKLTDFIPGLAVSKLLDKKHNFARLYQVGQQSLPLGLKFTAKAVLDCFEKEVAIFTSGKRRDIEFKMTEGDFQFFDGKWSIEQVTKSRSEEFDDSVGKEFETSLSYFVDVKPKLWLPVHLVEGRLCKEIQTNLCCIRQEAQKIIFHTQ; from the exons AGACTGTTAAGCTAATTTGGTCTGATGAGGCCAATTTGTTAGTACGACTATCAAACTG GCGAGATGTCATTGTGCTCTCCACATATGGCAATATTCTTTG ctCTAGTAATAATGATGAGGGTTACACATTTATAGGTGAGGAGTTTGATTCGAATGGTGTATTTATTCATATAGAGAAGCTTGGTTGGAATTCCAGAAGAATTCGTTccaaaattgctataaatgccTGCCTTGATACTATTTGGAATGTGTTAACTGATTATGAGAAATTGACTGATTTTATCCCGGGTCTTGCTGTCAGCAAATTACTTGACAAGAAACATAATTTCGCTCGTCTCTACCAG gTTGGACAACAAAGTTTGCCGTTGGGATTGAAATTCACTGCCAAGGCTGTTTTGGATTGTTTTGAAAAAGAGGTTGCGATTTTTACTTCTGGAAAAAGGCGAGATATTGAGTTTAAGATGACCGAAGGCGACTTCCAATTTTTTGATGGAAAATGGTCTATTGAACAG GTCACCAAATCAAGATCTGAAGAATTTGACGACTCAGTTGGTAAAGAATTTGAAACAAGTCTTTCATATTTTGTTGATGTAAAGCCAAAGCTATGGCTGCCTGTTCACTTAGTTGAGGGTAGACTATGCAAAGAGATACAAACAAACCTCTGTTGCATCCGCCAAGAAGCACAAAAGATTATTTTCCATACTCAATAA